The Nitrospira sp. genome segment ACCGGACCGTTAGTCGTTCGCCGAGGATCATGGGACCTGCTTCCCGATGGAACGTGTTGTTCGCCGAAGAAGTGGGTCACGATTGAAGCCGGACCATTCACCATCGAAGCAAAAGGACTTCCTGTTCCCGACCCAGATTTCTGGAATTACTACATGCCCGACGCGAGTCCCGCTCAATAATGGTGGATTGGCTTCATCTGGTCGGCCTTAGGCGAAGGAACGTGTTCGCGTCACTCTTCGTTCTCCTCGGTATTCTTCTAGCGATCCCTCAATCGGGTGGGAGTACAGATTCCAACCTTTTCATCACCACTCAGGCAAGCAGCACAAAATCAACGTTGATGAGCATTCAGTTTCGTACGTTCCAGAATGGGTGGGTGGTAGGAGCAGGAGGAACAATACTGAAGACCACCGATGGCGGCAAGAAGTGGAGGCGGGTCACGAGCGGAACCTCTGCCCTATTGACGTCTGTGTTCTTTGCTGACTCATCGAAAGGCTGGGTGACGGGAGCCGGAGGATTTTTGAGCCGTACGGCGAACGGGGGAGAATCTTGGTTTCCACAATCGCTGGATACTCAGCAACCGCTCTACGGAGTCCATTTCACAGATCCAACTGTCGGATGGGTGGTCGGGGGAGGCGGCACGATCTTTCATACTACCGATGGCGGCCAGCATTGGATGGAACAGGTGAGCGGCACAACGGCCACGCTTTATGCGGTGCACTTCCTCAATGACCAGAAGGGCACGATCGTCGGCGCGCTGGGCACTGTCCTTTCGACAAAGGATGGAGGAGCGACCTGGACGCCGCAAGAAACGCAGAACGCGGTGACCCTGTTCGACGTGTTTTTCACCGATTCCACGACCGGCTGGGCGGTCGGCAATGCGGGCGCCTTGTTTCAGACGACGGACGGTGGAGTCAAATGGATTGACCAGACTCTGCCGTGCGGCAAGACCTGTACAAAGATCATCGATCTCTTAAAGGTTCGATTTGCAAATCAGCAAGAAGGCTGGATTGTCGGCGAACGCGGGATGTTGTATCGGACGACCGATGGAGGCCTCACCTGGAGCGAAGGGAAATCGGTCGCTCCATCCTCGCTATTCGGTCTCACTTTTCCCGATACCACCCATGGCTGGGCCAGCGG includes the following:
- a CDS encoding YCF48-related protein, with amino-acid sequence MVDWLHLVGLRRRNVFASLFVLLGILLAIPQSGGSTDSNLFITTQASSTKSTLMSIQFRTFQNGWVVGAGGTILKTTDGGKKWRRVTSGTSALLTSVFFADSSKGWVTGAGGFLSRTANGGESWFPQSLDTQQPLYGVHFTDPTVGWVVGGGGTIFHTTDGGQHWMEQVSGTTATLYAVHFLNDQKGTIVGALGTVLSTKDGGATWTPQETQNAVTLFDVFFTDSTTGWAVGNAGALFQTTDGGVKWIDQTLPCGKTCTKIIDLLKVRFANQQEGWIVGERGMLYRTTDGGLTWSEGKSVAPSSLFGLTFPDTTHGWASGENGAIVHLQPGR